DNA from bacterium:
TCTTCCACACGCAAAGCAAGGTTCGAAAGCAATTCTTTATACAACCGTTCACGCAAGTGACGTGACGTGACAAATTTTCCATCCTGACCGGCAAAAGGAGAGTTGTTAACCATGAAGAACATCGAGATTGTCGGTTCGTCGACGTGAATCGGTTCGAGCGCTTCCGGATTTTGCGGATCGGCGATGGTTTCGCCGATTTCAATCTCTTCCAAACCCGCGAGCGCTATAATTTCACCGGCATAGGCTGTTTCGATTTCCGTACGTTTTAGTCCTTCGAACGCATAGAGTTTAACGACTTTACCGGTATATTGTGTATTGTCTTTCTTAATGACAGTAACGTTTTGACCGGTTTTGACTTGGCCGCGCTGAATACGGCCTATGGAAATACGACCAAGGTAATCGGAGTAATCGATATTCGCGACAAGCATTTGAAATGCCGCTTCTTTATCGCCGGGCGGCAGTGGTACTCGTGACACGATCGTATCAAAAAGAGGTTCCATGTCTTGGTTTGGCTTGTCCATTTCGTATTGGGCAAAACCCATTTTTGCCGATGCATAAATCGTAGGGAAATCCAACTGATCGTCGTTGGCGTTGAGTTCGAGGAATAAATTGAATACTTCGTCCAAAACTTCGTGCGGACGCGCTCCAGGACGGTCGATTTTATTAATCACCACAATGGGTTTGCAGTTTGCAGCGAGCGCTTTTTTCAAAACGAATTTTGTCTGGGGCATTGGTCCGTCAAAAGCGTCGACCAGCAATAACACGCCATCGACCATCGTAAGGATGCGTTCTACTTCGCCGCCGAAGTCGGCGTGGCCGGGTGTATCGACGATATTGATCTTTGTTCCCTTATAACGGATGGACGTATTCTTGGCGAGGATCGTAATGCCGCGTTCGCGCTCAAGGTCGTTGGAATCCATCACGCGTTCAGCCACTTGCTGATTGGAACGGAAAGTACCGCTCTGACGGAGCAATTGATCTACAAGCGTGGTTTTGCCGTGATCGACGTGTGCGATGATTGCAATGTTACGAATATCGTCGCGAAGAATAGCCGGTTTTTCATTTTTCACTGGGACATCCTCAACCATAAAACTCCTAAAAAACTAACAAAATCAAAAAATTAGCTTATTTTTCAAAAGAGGGCGAAATATATACCAACAGGTATAGAAAAACAAGGTTTTTTATGATTTTTTTGAATTTGGAAGAATGAGGTGAAAGGAAGAATTGAGGATCAAAGCTGAAAATTAGTGGAGATTGGAAAATAAATTCAAGCAGGCGTTTTTATTGTTCCATTTAGGATGTTGTAAATGGTGTTTGAATCGCGAAAATTTGCAACTACTTACGCTTTCCTACTACTGATTCGATCGACACGCTGATGCTGGTTTCTCCTACAAATTGCTGGGGGCCGGAGTGGCGATAGGCTTTTACGCGGAGAATTTGGGAGCCGCTGAGCGACGCAATATTCCACACGAAATTGGCGGAGCTTCCTAAAGCTCTATCAAGTACGACGTTGCCGACAGCAAAAGTCATACTGTCGATATCGGTTGGCGTAGCTTGCGCAGCGACTGTAACCGCGCCAAGTCCTGCCGAAATAAACGCACCATTCATGGGGTTGGTAATGATAACGACAGGTGTATTCTGTGCAATGACTTCGACGGTATCGGTGCGCGACGTACTGCGTCCGGATTCATTAGTTACGGTAACGCGGATAGGATAATTGCCGGCGACAGCAGGCGCTTTCCATAAGATCGTTTCGCCGGTCGTACTGCCGATGAATGTTCCTTGGCTAAAATTATTCCATACGTAACTGATGTCTTCGTCATTAAGATCACGCGCTTCGACGGTGATCGACGTCGTATCGTTGACGAGGATAGCCGGCGGATCAATCGTGATACGATCAATGACCGGTTTTTCGCTGTCTTTGCCAAGGTTGCCGAGCTTATCGCAGCCCAAAAATCCGACACAACTGATGATCCATAATATTTTTTTCAACATAGCCGTTTTCATTGTTTAGCCGCTTGTAAAATTTGTTTGGAAACATTGTCTTTCACGATCATGGCAACGCCAACATCTGACGGGGTGTACTTTGCGCCAAGTGTGACCGTTTGTGGATTTAATTCGAAAACTTCTTTCGCACCTATGTTCGTAATGGTTATGGGCAAAAGGACATCGCGTACTGTGAAATTTTTCAGATCGCCATTATTTTGATAAACGATAAATTCGACGGATAAATTGCTGATACTTGTTTCTCCAAATCGAGCGATGCGTGAATTAATAGTGAGGGTGTTACCAGAAACGGATTTTTCAAGTTCGCAATACAGCCTGTTTTTCCGGATCGTCATGGTATCAAGATAGGCTTCGTAGCGGGCTTTGGCCGCCGTTTTAGAGGACGCGCCTTGTGCTGAATTTTGTTTACCGTTAAAAAACACATGCGGGAAACCTCGCGGAGTGTTGTCGCGATATTGATTGTACCGAACTGTATCCTCAGGGAGATAGTATTCATCGGTATTTGCCGACAGGTATGGCGGCATGTGATATTCGAGAATGATCATTTTCTCGCCATATTTTGAAACCAATTCGTATAAAGCATCCTGAGAATTTTTTACTGGATCAGGAACGGTTCCTGCGTCAGTATAATGCATGATAAAATTTTCGACGACGACGATCTGATCGGCTTCCGCGTCGGGATTTTCAGGATCGAGCGGATTAACGTGATTGAGATCTGCACACGCAACACTAAGCGATGTCAATAACAGTACAAAACGTTTCATAGAATTCCTCAAAATTTGATCGACAAGTCGATGCCTGCCGATCGGCCAGGTGTAATCACAGGTTGCAGAGCAAATGTGGTTTTGCCCGCAATGGATTCCATTGCAAGTAATTCAAGATCGGATGATTTATTTTTGATAAGGGCGTAGATATATGCTCCGAGGGAGACCGCCGTAGCGCCGGCCAGAAATCCACCGGTTTTATTCCATTTATTTGCTTTATCGTAATTATCTTGAATTCCTTTGAGGGTTTGTCCCGATGCTTTGTAATCGTCTTTGAATTTTGATGACTGTTTGTACGCCAAGCCTGTTCCTGCAGCGAGCATAACCGTTGATAAAAACAGTGGCATCGTTGGCGCGCCGCGCAATGAGATGCTTTGAATTTTGCTACCTTCGCCGGTGAGTTCGAATGCGATATTTTGTGCGAGCAAGCGGGCACCGATAGAAACATGATTTTTGGAAGGAACGATGGCTTTTTCACCGATCACGCGGCCGCTGCTGATTTGCGTCACGGCAACGTCGATTCGTAATTTTCCTTCCGATTCGCTGATGTCACCGGTTATAAGATAGTCGGCGCCGAGTAAATTACCAACCTTGGCTTGTTTGTCTTTATCTTCGGCCAGATCAGTTAACACAAAATCCTGTTCACGCATGACATCGTCGATACGGCGGCGTTCAACGATCACGAGCGATCGTTTCTGTGAAAGCTCTGTCTGAAGCTGGGTAGGGAAGGAACGCACCACGTCATCGAGATAAAATTTTTTTGATGTGCTGTTAAAATCGAGAACGGCAACCACAGGATTGGAATTCTGAGACCACGTAAGAGCGGTTCCGGTGAGCAAGAGGAAGAACAATGATTTCATCGGATTACAAGTTAGGAGTTTAAAAAAAACAGCTGACTTTTTATAACGTCATCATACATAAAGTAAATTAAAAAAATTACAGCTAAAAAGCACCTTATAATTAACCAAATCTTAAAAACCACCAATATAGGTATTTATTTGACCATAATTTTACTTTTCCAACCATAAAAACCGCCCGAAAGGATGGCTACCTCCCACCCTTTTTCAGGTGTATATTTTGTAAAACTCCTTACTGAACAAATCTTATTTCTGACAAATCTTTTTCCGAACAAACCTTTTTCTCAACAAATCTTTTTCTAAACAAGTTAATCTTTTACTAAACAAAAAGGTGCTCACATGAAAAGAGTGTATTGTCTACTCATTTTTACATTGTCTTTCTGCTTTCCTGTGCAGGCTCAGGACGTTTATACATCCATTGCTAACGGCAATTGGAATGGAGGCGCCGCGGTATGGAGCGTGGTACGTGACGGCAATAATACGAACGACAATGGGGCTTCGCCCGGAATCGGAGGAACGAAGACCAATGACATCGTTATCATCAATGGCGGCCGAACGGTTACTTTCAATGCTTCTGTTACTGTCGACAGTATTTCAATCGGCCAAGGCGGTACGAGCGGGACGCTGACTTTTGACGGTACTTCCCGCAATCTGACGGTTAATGTCGGGCTTGGTATTCAGTCAACCGGCGCCATAGGGACGACTGATTTAATCAATCACAATCTCTATATCAAAGGTCGCATGTATAATGCCGGCACGGCCGATTTTAACAGGAATACTTCGTCTTCCGTACGATTACATTTTTCCGGCAGCGGAAAAATGGCGATTACCGGCGAAGGCACGTGGGATCTGGGTGAATTGATTTTTGAGTCGGCTGTTTCAGATTCGATCCTTCTTCGTTCGACCACTTTTTCGAATGACGTCGGCGTGGCTAAATCCAGTCCGGTTTATCCGCTCATCACTTACACCGGCGGCATTATCAGCCATGAAAGTGCAGGCAGTTTTATCGATAATAGCACTACAGGCACGCTCAGTTTGCCGGTCGCGGTGACGCTCAATATCGTCAGGGGTACTTTTCAGATTTTTAACACAGATGCTAACAATACTCTCAACGTCAACGGCGCCGTCAAAGTCAACGGCGGAAATTTTGCTGTGGGCGGTACGGGCACAGTGAATGACGGCTGGTCTCAGAGAATGGTCATTACGGCAGGAGGGAGTTTTACGATGAACGGCAGTTCATCGACGGCCTCGGTGCTTGAAAGACTGCAAATTGACAATGGCGGAACTTTTACCATCAACGACGGGGTTTTCGAATTAGCGCCTACTTTGATCAATGCTAATACAGGCATTTCACACCTAGCTAATAGTGGTGCGATCACCGTGAATGGAGGTGAATTCAATATCATGAGCAACGCTACAATCCTTAACGGAGTTACAGGGAACATAGTCTTGTTGGGATCGGGGGGGTCATCATACTGCCGTGTCAACGGAGGCAATGTCAATGTTGTTAGAAATATTCCGGCGATCTCCGCGTCGGTCGCTCCAACGGTGATTGCTGCCACCGCCTTGGT
Protein-coding regions in this window:
- a CDS encoding CsgG/HfaB family protein, whose product is MKSLFFLLLTGTALTWSQNSNPVVAVLDFNSTSKKFYLDDVVRSFPTQLQTELSQKRSLVIVERRRIDDVMREQDFVLTDLAEDKDKQAKVGNLLGADYLITGDISESEGKLRIDVAVTQISSGRVIGEKAIVPSKNHVSIGARLLAQNIAFELTGEGSKIQSISLRGAPTMPLFLSTVMLAAGTGLAYKQSSKFKDDYKASGQTLKGIQDNYDKANKWNKTGGFLAGATAVSLGAYIYALIKNKSSDLELLAMESIAGKTTFALQPVITPGRSAGIDLSIKF
- a CDS encoding PKD domain-containing protein, whose protein sequence is MKTAMLKKILWIISCVGFLGCDKLGNLGKDSEKPVIDRITIDPPAILVNDTTSITVEARDLNDEDISYVWNNFSQGTFIGSTTGETILWKAPAVAGNYPIRVTVTNESGRSTSRTDTVEVIAQNTPVVIITNPMNGAFISAGLGAVTVAAQATPTDIDSMTFAVGNVVLDRALGSSANFVWNIASLSGSQILRVKAYRHSGPQQFVGETSISVSIESVVGKRK
- the typA gene encoding translational GTPase TypA, which gives rise to MVEDVPVKNEKPAILRDDIRNIAIIAHVDHGKTTLVDQLLRQSGTFRSNQQVAERVMDSNDLERERGITILAKNTSIRYKGTKINIVDTPGHADFGGEVERILTMVDGVLLLVDAFDGPMPQTKFVLKKALAANCKPIVVINKIDRPGARPHEVLDEVFNLFLELNANDDQLDFPTIYASAKMGFAQYEMDKPNQDMEPLFDTIVSRVPLPPGDKEAAFQMLVANIDYSDYLGRISIGRIQRGQVKTGQNVTVIKKDNTQYTGKVVKLYAFEGLKRTEIETAYAGEIIALAGLEEIEIGETIADPQNPEALEPIHVDEPTISMFFMVNNSPFAGQDGKFVTSRHLRERLYKELLSNLALRVEDTDSMDTFKVSGRGELHLCILIENMRREGFEFQVSRPEVIMKKVDGEWNEPMEYLTIDVPEDYMGVVIEKLGKRKAEMKNLIHLDNKQVKIEFLIPARGLIGYRGEFLTDTRGTGVMNHVFHSYEPYRGDIAGRTNGVLISMENTETVAYALFGLQDRGELIVNPQTKVYEGMIVGKHSRENDLVVNVGKGKKLTNMRASGSDEAVRLEPVRPMSLEDYIEFINDDELVEITPLTMRLRKKTLKEADRRREERKKKD